The proteins below come from a single Campylobacter sp. CCUG 57310 genomic window:
- a CDS encoding HAD family hydrolase — translation MKTIIFDMDGTLIDSSKAICVTVNEVRRELGFKSDLSEEFIVRAINEVGRDLGKEFYGLNVINSKLRDGFEVKFKINYDKYARAYQGVDELLKKCVEANYFVALASNAPNETLKDILIKSNIYKYFNHIIGASKDVPQKPDPTMINLLKDMGGFSKVLFVGDSYKDELAAINAKVDYINVCWGFGAKSKDAINIYDTQKSWQYIESL, via the coding sequence TTGAAAACGATAATTTTTGATATGGATGGCACTTTGATAGATAGTTCAAAGGCTATTTGTGTGACGGTAAATGAAGTGCGTAGAGAACTTGGATTTAAGAGTGATCTAAGTGAGGAATTTATAGTAAGAGCCATAAACGAAGTAGGACGAGATCTCGGCAAGGAATTTTATGGATTAAACGTCATAAATTCAAAGCTTAGAGACGGCTTTGAGGTCAAATTTAAGATAAATTACGATAAGTATGCAAGAGCTTATCAAGGAGTGGACGAACTGCTTAAAAAATGTGTAGAGGCAAACTATTTCGTAGCACTTGCCAGTAATGCACCCAATGAAACATTAAAAGATATTTTAATAAAAAGTAATATTTATAAATATTTTAATCATATCATAGGGGCTAGTAAGGATGTGCCTCAAAAGCCTGATCCGACTATGATAAATTTGCTTAAGGATATGGGTGGATTTAGTAAGGTTTTGTTTGTGGGGGATAGTTATAAAGATGAGCTTGCAGCTATCAATGCTAAAGTGGATTATATAAACGTATGCTGGGGGTTTGGAGCTAAGAGTAAGGACGCTATAAATATATACGATACTCAAAAATCATGGCAATATATCGAGTCTTTGTAG